The stretch of DNA AAGGTTCACGCGCCGTACAAAGGTGGTGTACAAAAAGGCGGAAATGGTTGCCGTCGCATTGAGGCTTTGGCGGATGTTGACTTCCGAAGAAGGTTTCAGACATTACCAAGGCATAGCGTTATATATCTATACATGAAAACTCTCGATATTTTATATCGTATACGGCATGGCTCGATTTTCTGTACTCCGGCATGGGTGTTCTCCTCTGCCGCAATTATACCATGCCGCCGGTTTCAATGTCAGGGCAAGGCTGAAAGCGTATACCGTCTAAAGGCGGTGGGCTTAGGCCACGCGGCAGAAGCTAAAAATCTTGCCCGGAGTTTACCGCCAGCGAGATGTTGCAAATGCTGTCCGTGTTGGCCGCTCCTATGCGCTTGTTATTATTTTATTGGCTTTCGGCAGCGCGTTTGGCGGCTTGCAGAACATCGTCGTATGTAAATTTTTTGTTTGTGCCGGCCGCTTCTTGCACCGCTTCTTGCAGTTTGGAATAGATTTCGTTTTCAAACCGTATGTCGTCGAAGTCTTTTATATCCGAGATGGCCGTATTTTCGTAATCGCCAACAGCCACAGTTTCACAGTCGTTTTCTTCAGAGAAACCAGGCGGTGCTACTTCGCGCTCGGCTTTCAGGATTTCCGCGAAATTGCTTTGCAAGTTCGACGTTGGTTTAATAAAGTTCATGTTGACATCTCCCTCCTATTAATATTTCTTTATGGCATTTAGGCCAATAACTATAAAAAAATAAGTCAGGCCATGCGACAAACATAATATGGCCTACGATATAAAACACAGGGACAGAACGATTGCATTCAAGAAAGCCGGACATGCCTTCGCCGAGCTGAAAGAAGCCTTCGGGATTACGGCGGCTACCTATTACGACTGGGGCAAGCGGCAAGATTGACCCGGAACAACTGCCGAGAGCGGTTGAGGAGAAGCCCGACATCTATCTGCGCGAGTTAGCCGCCAAATCCCGCTATGCGCTCCAATCCATTGACTGCAGGCTAAGGAAACACAAGATCTCCCAAAAAAAGACGTTCGCGTATTCTGAAAAGATAGAGACGGATAGGGAAGGGTTTCTTGGGACGCTGGAAAAAGTTCCGAAAGGCGCGCGTGCGTACGTTGACGAAAGCGGCATAGACAAGTGCCTTGTCCCGAACATGGGCGCGCGCGGCGCGAAGGTCGAAGCGCCCACCTATTTTTTTGCGTTGTACCGGCCTTTATACATATTGGACTGAATTACTATAGCGTGGCAAGTTTGCCGTAAAGACGCCAGTTTTTAACTTGCTAAAGGCAAGAGTCGCTATCCGCCAATTGGGAATTTCAACGAATTTTAAAATAAGTTACCTCGCCGGTTTTTATGTCGCCGGTTGCAGATGCCTCGTTGCGTTCGGCCTTGACCGTGGCAGAAAATTTGATATCGTCGGGATCGTTAAAATAGATCATAATTCCATCTGTTTTCAATTTCTCCATGCCTTTTTCCTTGGCCATTTTCTCCACATTGGCATAAAAGACCGGAATGGCTTCCCAGTTTACCCTGTCGGCATTATAAATATTGTCCTCGAGTTTGCCTGCACCGGTCAGCCTGACTGGAGTCGGCCCTTTCCAGCCGGTAGTGGCCGACCACATAAATTCATCCACATTGGCCGGTTTTTTCTGATCCTGGCGGATGAAGCGCACAAAATCCGAGTCGAGGTTGACATGTTGAAAAAGCATCAAAGGCGTGCCGCCACGAGCCTTCATCTCCGCCGCCATTTTCTTTGTCGCTTCTTTTTCGCGCATGATATCGCCGCCAAAGGCGCTTTTGGACGCGGACCCGCCGCACCCGGAAAGGAAGGCGACCGCCAATATAAGAGCCGCCGCTAAAAATAAACTTTTTTTCAAATAAATTTACCTCCCGTTTGGCATAATGATGTTTTGTGTAGGCAATTTAGAAATTACCCTGATAGCAACGACCAATTAAATTATATACAAAACAGCCTGTTTTTGCAACCTGAACTGAACCGGCAAAAAGACATTGCAAAAGAGCCTCCCGTCGTAGGATAATGAAACTACGATAGAAGGCAATTTTTATGAAAAGAAGTTGGGTAAATATCAAAGCGGCGGCAAAGCCTATGGTTGCCGACGCGTCCAAATTTGGCTGGAACGCAGAAAATCCTTGCGTTCCAGCCCCAAAACGATTCTTCGCATCATGCATCAATATGGGTTGCTACCTGAGATGCGTCGTCGCAAGAAGTACAAGCAGATGGGGCTTTTTATTCTTTGTCCGTTCCCTCTGGGCGGTTCAAGGTAGCGAGAAAAGAGCCGTGCGGCTCTTTTTGGCTCACTTCGTCTTACTCTGCCTACAGGCAATGCATCTGTTCCTCCTTCGTGAGCCATATCAAATTGGTAACACTGTTATTATAAGAATTGTTGTCAATATGATAAACATTCTCTTTATGTTCGGGGTTTTCCAAGAAAGTTTTTGCGACTATTCTATGTAAGTCTTCTCTAACTTGGCCTACATCTACATGTAAACATATTTGGTATTTGCCGCTACGGTTGTCAGGAACAAAATTGCGTTCTCGAAGAAAGTCCTTTTTTTTGCGCCAGTCAGGTTTAGTAAAATATGCCTTTTTTATTCGGAAAAAATAGCCATCCTGCTCTTCAAGGATATCTCCAAAAACATCTTTAGCTTCAGCCAAAGTGAATTTAGCGACATAACCGTAATTGCTGACCCAGATAATGTCTTTATAATGTTTCCACACTTCTTCTATCTGGCGCAATCCCATCTCTCCCATCCTGTCAACAAAGTCAAAAGCACTTTCTTTCTCATCTATAGACCAAATTCTAACTGGTATTGCTATTGCTTCTTTTTTCTTTCTGTTTGCGCAAACCTTTAGCGGTATTATAAACTTTTGCTCTACCTCCACAACATTACCTCCTTAATTTACAATAGACTTCCTGCGCAACCTAAACGGCTCTGTCAAAGTTACACAACCCACAAATCAAGCTAAAGCGGAGAGCAAAGCGTTTCCTGCGGTTGCGGTAGCGTTCAGCAACGATTCTGAACCGCTTGACAAAGCAAATCACCTGCTCGCTTAGCACACGCCGGCTCGAAATGTCGTGATTGTGGAGCTTGTCCGCCTTGCTCAAAGGGCTTCGGCTGAAACGCTTCTTGGGCAGTACGCAATTGGAGTGGATCTTTGCCATCCCTTGGTACCCTGTGCCGGCCTCAAGTACGGTTCCCGATTTTGCGTGCACGCCGCCTTGAAAAGACGCAAATCTGCCCGTTTCCCGTTGGCAAACGCAAGGCAGAGAACCTTGCCGTCCGCTTTGTTGACTATGGCTCGTGTTTTCAAAGCATGCCGCCTTTTCTTGCCTGAATAGTGCCGGCGCTGTTTTTTGGGGGGCGTTCAATCGGCGACTCTGTGGCGTCCACAAGGACCGCCTCGAACTCGGCACCATTTTTGAGCATCGCTTTGCGCCCGGGCAACGAAAATGTCCCGTCCTTTATCAAGACGTCTTCCACCCACCGGCTTATGCGAAGGGCACTAGTCTCGTGTATCCCGAAGCCTTGGGCAATGTGAAAATATGTACGGTATTCGCGCAGATGTTCCAGCGAGAGAAGAAGTTTGTCCTCAATTGGCAGTTTGCTTTTGTGGCCGCCTGTGCGCCGCTTTTCCGCTTCTGAAACAGATAGGATCTCCACCATTTTCGCAAATGTCGTACGCTTTGCCCCTGTTAGACGCCAAAAATCCTGATTGGATAGTTTGACTGTTTCTTCGTATTTCATATAATGAGCATATCAAATTTTTGCTTGCGCAGGAAGTCTAATCTATCTGCTGTATTCTTTTGCCAAGCTGCATTTTCCATGTGGCCGTTTTTTCTTGCCTTTCAGCCGGCGACATTGTCCGTTGGTTTTAAACTTACGCCCGGCCAGTTGACGTTTTGGCGGGGCGCATCTTGCCGAAACGCCCTGTTATGCCCGAAAGTGTCCCGAAAGGGACGGGCTTTCCTTTACATTTTTTTTCATAAATGATAGTATTATTATTGTAGGCGGCACGGGGCGCTGCCGCCGCGCCGTGAAATTTCGGGAAAGGGGCGACAATGTGTGATCAAACGCTACAGCACTCCCCAAATGGCGAAGTTGTGGACGGATGACAATGAGTTTCGCACCATGCTGAAAATAGAGATATTGGCTGCGGAAGCCATGTCCGAGCTGGGGCAGGTCCCTGAAGGTGCTTTGCGCGCAATCAAGGAAAAGGCGGACTTTACGGTGGAGCGGATACGCGAGATCGAGAAGGTTACCAATCATGACATCCTGGCTTTTTTGACGGCGGTGGCGGAGCGGGTAGGCGACGCCTCCAAATATATACACATGGGCCTTACGTCAAGCGACGTCAAGGATACGGCGCTGGCGTGCCTTATGCGGGACGCCGCGGACATTATTGTCGGGCGCCTCGAGAACTTGGCCGTTGTTTTGCGGCGGCGGGCGGCCGAGCACAAGCATACGCCGATGGTCGGGCGCACACACGGCATACACGCCGAACCCATGACGCTCGGGCTAAAGTTCGCCCTTTGGCTGGACGAGAACGAGCGCAACCTTGCGCGCATGAAAGCCGCCCGCGCGGCGGTGGCGGTGGGGAAGCTGTCCGGCGCGGTCGGGACTTATTCCAATATAGACCCTTTAGTGGAAAAATATGTATGCGAAAAACTTGGCATTCGGCCGGCGCGCATTGCCACGCAGGTAATACAGCGCGACATTCACGCTGAATTTATTGCCGCTATGGCGATCGTTGGCTCGTCGCTCGATAAGTACGCGACCGAGCTCAGGAACTTGCAGAGGACGGATATCCGGGAAACGGAGGAATATTTCACGCCGGGGCAGAAAGGTTCTTCCGCCATGCCCCACAAGCGCAATCCCATTACCTGCGAAAGGATCAGCGGCCTGGCCCGCATATTGCGCGCCAACGCGCAGGCGGCGCTGGAAAATGTCGCTCTCTGGCATGAACGGGACATTTCCCATTCTTCGGTGGAAAGGGTGATCCTGCCCGACAGTTCCCAACTGCTCGATTACATGCTGGAGAAAATTACCGGCGTCATAGACCGTCTGCTGGTTTATCCTGACGCCATGCTGGCCAACCTCAACAAAACCGGCGGCCTTGTTTTCAGCCAAAGGGTAATGCTCGCCCTGGTAGGCAAAGGCGCCCTGCGGGAGGACGCTTATTTGTGGGTGCAGAGAAACGCTATGGCGCGCTGGCTGGAAGGGGCGGATTTTAAGGACAATATCGCGAAAGATCCTGACATCGCCAAATTCCTTACGGAGGACGAGATAAAAGAATGTTTCGACCCGGCTTATATGTTGAGGAATGTCGATCTCATCCTGGCGCGTTTTGAAATCTGACAAAGGAGTTGATTGTTATGCCGTCTGTTGTAGTTGTAGGCGCCCAATGGGGCGATGAGGGAAAAGGCAAGATCGTCGATTATCTCGCGGAAAAATCCGATATAGTCGTGCGTTATTCAGGCGGGTCAAACGCCGGGCATACGGTGGTCGTAGCGGGCGAGGAATATAAACTGAGGCTTCTGCCTTCAGGCATACTGCACCCCGGCAAGCTCTGCGTCCTGGCCAACGGCGTCGCCTTGGACGCCAAGGTCATTTTGGGCGAGATTGAAGCGATAAACCGCCGGGGAATAGACACCGGCAATCTGCGCGTTTCCGACCGGGCGCATGTGATCATGCCTTATCATCAGGCGCTGGACAAACTGCAGGAAGAATATAAGGGCGCCGGCAAAATCGGCACTACCCAGAGCGGGATCGGCCCCTGTTACGCGGACAAAATGGCGCGGACCGGCATAAGGGTGTGCGATTTGATGGACGAGGAGATTTTCGCCGCGAAATTAAAAAATTGCCTTGCGGAGAAAAATCTCTTGCTTGACAAGATTTACGGCGCGCCGGGCTATGATTTCGCGCAAGTGTTCGCCGAATACATGGAATACGCCAGAAAGCTGCGCCCTTATGTGGTGGATACCGGCTTTCTTTTGGCCAGGGCGATGGAAGGCGACAAAAAAATAATGTACGAAGGCGCACAGGCAACCTTTTTGGACATCGATCACGGCTCTTATCCTTATGTTACCAGTTCCAACCCGATCGCGGGCGGCGTATGCACGGGCGCGGGGGTAGGGCCTAAATCCATCGGCACGGTGGTGGGCGTGGTGAAAGCCTATTCCACCCGCGTGGGCGAAGGGCCTTTCGTTACCGAGCTTTCAGATGAAATCGGCAGCCATATCCGCGACCGTGGGCAAGAATACGGCACCGTTACCAAACGGCCGCGCCGCTGCGGCTGGGTAGACGCCGCAGTGGTAAGGTACGCCGCGCAGCTCAGCGGCATGGACTATTTGGCGATTACCCGCCTCGACATACTGGATCAGCTGCCCAAGGTGAAAATCTGCACAGGTTACTCCTACAAAGGCCGGCGCATTGACTACATGCCGGCCAGCCTGAAAGAGCTGGCCAAATGCCAGCCGCTGTATGAGGAACTGCCCGGTTGGCAGGCCGACATCTCCTCCGCCGAAAAATACGGCGATCTGCCCGCCAACGCCCGCCGCTACGTGGAAAGGCTTTCCGAACTGT from Acidaminococcales bacterium encodes:
- the purB gene encoding adenylosuccinate lyase, whose product is MIKRYSTPQMAKLWTDDNEFRTMLKIEILAAEAMSELGQVPEGALRAIKEKADFTVERIREIEKVTNHDILAFLTAVAERVGDASKYIHMGLTSSDVKDTALACLMRDAADIIVGRLENLAVVLRRRAAEHKHTPMVGRTHGIHAEPMTLGLKFALWLDENERNLARMKAARAAVAVGKLSGAVGTYSNIDPLVEKYVCEKLGIRPARIATQVIQRDIHAEFIAAMAIVGSSLDKYATELRNLQRTDIRETEEYFTPGQKGSSAMPHKRNPITCERISGLARILRANAQAALENVALWHERDISHSSVERVILPDSSQLLDYMLEKITGVIDRLLVYPDAMLANLNKTGGLVFSQRVMLALVGKGALREDAYLWVQRNAMARWLEGADFKDNIAKDPDIAKFLTEDEIKECFDPAYMLRNVDLILARFEI
- a CDS encoding transposase, yielding MGKYQSGGKAYGCRRVQIWLERRKSLRSSPKTILRIMHQYGLLPEMRRRKKYKQMGLFILCPFPLGGSR
- a CDS encoding HNH endonuclease, which translates into the protein MEVEQKFIIPLKVCANRKKKEAIAIPVRIWSIDEKESAFDFVDRMGEMGLRQIEEVWKHYKDIIWVSNYGYVAKFTLAEAKDVFGDILEEQDGYFFRIKKAYFTKPDWRKKKDFLRERNFVPDNRSGKYQICLHVDVGQVREDLHRIVAKTFLENPEHKENVYHIDNNSYNNSVTNLIWLTKEEQMHCL
- a CDS encoding adenylosuccinate synthase; its protein translation is MPSVVVVGAQWGDEGKGKIVDYLAEKSDIVVRYSGGSNAGHTVVVAGEEYKLRLLPSGILHPGKLCVLANGVALDAKVILGEIEAINRRGIDTGNLRVSDRAHVIMPYHQALDKLQEEYKGAGKIGTTQSGIGPCYADKMARTGIRVCDLMDEEIFAAKLKNCLAEKNLLLDKIYGAPGYDFAQVFAEYMEYARKLRPYVVDTGFLLARAMEGDKKIMYEGAQATFLDIDHGSYPYVTSSNPIAGGVCTGAGVGPKSIGTVVGVVKAYSTRVGEGPFVTELSDEIGSHIRDRGQEYGTVTKRPRRCGWVDAAVVRYAAQLSGMDYLAITRLDILDQLPKVKICTGYSYKGRRIDYMPASLKELAKCQPLYEELPGWQADISSAEKYGDLPANARRYVERLSELSGAPLGIVSVGPGRTQTIVLADLL